One genomic window of Amphiura filiformis chromosome 3, Afil_fr2py, whole genome shotgun sequence includes the following:
- the LOC140147389 gene encoding beta-1 adrenergic receptor-like, which translates to MEFHENNSLLSNITNDDSFLSLWGTPGAIYRSTLMLLTAILSILGNALCVWVLPRTKNIPENNRLFLISLSVADFGIGVGTLIYVAPAIAGQWIYNHGMCVALCCAISIFSGVSKNSLLSLSADRYLAIMKPFQYPMCMMWITRKRVLFLIGYIWFLDTVIVSVLFTPVLGPPIVYRPYAAVCVPALSDPHFSIQSFCTGLFVFIIPLIIIVFIYFRLYRITVEQLRSIQSHQVYSEEDKKQKKSLRGEGKAIRMFTAVTLTFAIAWMPYAIALPAVAFAKLPLPPNLEFFVYWLALSGSWFDAVTLALMNTGFRKTTRKELEKLTASCGCSKLASNVAPPEETVNNSSSNGGGRTLDTNVP; encoded by the coding sequence ATGGAGTTTCATGAAAATAACAGCCTGCTGTCGAACATCACCAATGACGATAGCTTCCTTTCATTATGGGGTACACCAGGAGCTATATACCGATCTACGCTTATGTTACTTACTGCCATTTTAAGTATACTAGGAAATGCATTGTGCGTCTGGGTTTTACCACGTACCAAAAACATTCCTGAAAACAATCGCCTGTTTCTAATCTCCCTGTCTGTCGCCGATTTTGGAATAGGAGTGGGTACTTTGATCTACGTTGCACCAGCTATTGCAGGACAATGGATATACAACCATGGTATGTGTGTAGCACTCTGTTGTGCCATCAGTATCTTCAGTGGTGTGTCAAAGAACAGTCTCCTATCTCTTAGCGCAGATCGCTATCTTGCCATCATGAAACCTTTTCAGTACCCAATGTGCATGATGTGGATAACACGAAAACGCGTCTTATTTCTCATAGGCTATATTTGGTTTCTAGACACTGTCATCGTTTCTGTGCTTTTTACTCCGGTATTAGGACCACCAATTGTGTACCGACCGTATGCTGCGGTCTGTGTACCCGCTCTCTCAGATCCTCATTTCAGCATCCAATCCTTCTGTACGGGACTGTTTGTCTTCATTATCCCTCTAATCATCATCGTTTTCATTTACTTTAGACTGTATCGTATCACTGTTGAGCAGCTTCGCTCTATCCAATCACATCAGGTATATTCTGAAGAGGATAAGAAACAGAAGAAGTCTCTACGCGGAGAAGGTAAGGCCATTCGGATGTTCACGGCTGTAACGTTGACTTTCGCAATTGCCTGGATGCCATACGCCATCGCTTTACCCGCAGTTGCATTCGCTAAGCTACCGCTACCTCCAAATTTAGAATTCTTCGTGTATTGGCTTGCACTTTCAGGAAGCTGGTTTGATGCGGTCACTTTGGCTTTAATGAATACGGGATTCAGAAAAACCACACGGAAAGAGCTTGAGAAACTGACAGCGTCTTGTGGATGCAGCAAACTTGCCTCTAATGTTGCGCCACCGGAAGAAACAGTAAATAATTCCTCTAGTAATGGTGGAGGTAGAACACTAGACACAAATGTGCCATGA